Genomic window (Moraxella haemolytica):
TTGGAATGGCATCCAAAAATTCACCACGAGCTTGGTTGTTGGTGGTGAATTCGCCCAGCATGCTGACCGTGCGAGTGGTGGATTGTTGCTTGCCGACACCACGCATCATCATGCACATATGACTGGCATCCATCACGACCGCCACGCCACGACACCCTGTTAATTCTTCAATGGCAATGGCAACTTGCTTGGTGAGATTTTCTTGAATTTGTAAGCGACGAGCATACATATCAACGATGCGTGCTACTTTGGATAGACCAAGTACCTTGCCATTAGGCAGATAGCCGACATGAGCTACACCATAAAAAGGTAGTAGATGATGCTCGCACAAAGAATAAAATTCAATATTTTGCACCAACACTAACTCAGGATTGTCTGATGCAAAGATGGCATCATTAGCAACAACCTTAAGCGACTGATGGTAACCACGAGTTAGGTGGCCAAAAGCCTTGGCTGCACGCATGGGCGTATCTAAGAGTCCTTCTCTGCTTAGGTCTTCGCCGCTGCCTTTGATGATATTGGCGTAGTGGTGAGCGATCTGCTCATAATCGGGGATAAAGTTGGTGTTATCGGATTTTGACATGGTCATATGTGGCTTAAGAGAGCTTGAGAAAATTATTAACAATATAGCTTAACTTAAAATCAGATTTTATCAAGTCAAAATAGCAAAAAATAGTAAAAATTTTTAAAAATTAGCAAAAGGTTTGGTTGTAGTTGATGGTGAATGTTAAAAAGCGGTTTTAAATTCGCTAAAAATGTGGTTGTGTTGGTTTGTAAATTGCTTATTTTGTGATAATGGCTGGCACAGTTAAGGGGATTGGTGGTACAATTTGTAGTGTTTTTGTATTTTAATATCTAATTTTGGCGTGGAGAGGTGTATGTCAGAGCAACAAAAGCAGATTAAAGTGGGTATTGTCGGTGGTACGGGTTATACAGGCGTGGAGC
Coding sequences:
- the folE gene encoding GTP cyclohydrolase I FolE translates to MSKSDNTNFIPDYEQIAHHYANIIKGSGEDLSREGLLDTPMRAAKAFGHLTRGYHQSLKVVANDAIFASDNPELVLVQNIEFYSLCEHHLLPFYGVAHVGYLPNGKVLGLSKVARIVDMYARRLQIQENLTKQVAIAIEELTGCRGVAVVMDASHMCMMMRGVGKQQSTTRTVSMLGEFTTNNQARGEFLDAIPRRSPAFG